One genomic window of Paeniglutamicibacter sp. Y32M11 includes the following:
- a CDS encoding bifunctional 2-polyprenyl-6-hydroxyphenol methylase/3-demethylubiquinol 3-O-methyltransferase UbiG: MDEETLWQQRAQSNPEQAKNYIKRFAQLRAQGVDLDGEARFIDALLPRGARVLDAGCGTGRVGGALARLGHRVTGVDLDEELLGAAAHDFPDARWIPGNLASFELRVANGGVEEFDVVFAAGNVLAFVAPGTQAQVLNSLARHLAPEARLVLGFSPSLGYAPADFAADVRAAGLEFTARFSTWDMRPADPDADFIVALLQRAEHVN; this comes from the coding sequence ATGGACGAAGAAACACTGTGGCAGCAACGGGCTCAGAGCAACCCGGAGCAGGCCAAGAACTACATTAAACGTTTTGCCCAGTTGCGGGCGCAGGGAGTGGACCTTGACGGTGAGGCACGCTTTATCGATGCGCTGCTGCCGCGCGGGGCGAGGGTGCTTGATGCTGGATGCGGCACCGGTCGGGTGGGCGGTGCCCTAGCCCGGTTGGGGCACCGGGTCACGGGCGTGGATTTGGATGAGGAGTTATTGGGCGCCGCGGCCCATGACTTCCCCGATGCGCGGTGGATACCGGGGAATCTGGCCAGCTTCGAGCTGCGTGTGGCCAACGGTGGTGTCGAGGAATTTGATGTGGTGTTTGCCGCGGGAAATGTCCTGGCGTTTGTGGCCCCCGGCACCCAGGCGCAGGTGCTGAACTCACTCGCGCGGCATCTGGCTCCCGAGGCCCGTTTGGTCTTGGGATTTTCGCCGAGTCTGGGCTACGCGCCCGCTGATTTCGCAGCGGATGTGCGCGCGGCGGGGCTCGAATTTACGGCCCGGTTTTCCACGTGGGACATGCGCCCGGCGGATCCCGACGCGGACTTCATTGTTGCGCTGCTTCAACGTGCGGAGCACGTAAACTAA